One stretch of Chloroflexota bacterium DNA includes these proteins:
- a CDS encoding 50S ribosomal protein L18, with protein sequence MSKEVDTAKAREIRHRRVRATVKGTSARPRLNVFRSNQHIYAQIIDDTIGHTLVSASTIDAEIRPKLGSLSKTEQAKLVGQTLAKRALAIGVTKVVFDRGGYRYHGRVKSLADGSREGGLEF encoded by the coding sequence ATGAGCAAGGAAGTGGATACCGCAAAGGCTCGCGAGATAAGGCATCGGCGCGTTCGTGCCACGGTGAAGGGGACGAGCGCCCGGCCGCGCCTGAACGTATTCCGGAGCAATCAGCATATCTACGCGCAGATCATTGACGATACGATCGGGCACACGCTGGTGTCTGCTTCCACTATTGACGCCGAGATTCGCCCGAAGTTGGGAAGTCTGAGCAAGACGGAACAGGCGAAACTGGTGGGGCAGACACTTGCAAAGAGAGCCTTGGCCATCGGGGTTACGAAGGTGGTCTTTGATCGGGGCGGCTACCGGTATCATGGCCGCGTGAAGTCGCTGGCAGACGGTTCGCGAGAAGGCGGGCTGGAGTTCTAA